A window of the Microplitis mediator isolate UGA2020A chromosome 5, iyMicMedi2.1, whole genome shotgun sequence genome harbors these coding sequences:
- the LOC130668802 gene encoding uncharacterized protein LOC130668802: MSNNNEDNDSDFKTPPSRVPQLTGLSDDDHHDADESGLGVPAWDVLSKRFPNTAHVLCELNEVINHSRITLSEFRRTVSSFKMDKNDNSRVGECKKLSNCKLFTRDASVSTIETQTPAEDIERDGLKMSDCKKLMKDASVYSNIDYVPEGLSMGSIENDDDDEDKDCGKKKPLFSSFSSLFFNSCSYDLRYSRENTFSASINAVGDESKVTESMYRTEKAHPLVKDSELKSANKSTPFAKHTEAIKSRESSGSSDQDYKGAEILTPTITTKDAVFRSVEPRISTPVNDKLITAIREPTSPQPESIQSRETCRLSTRIDEPQQNYVLNNPSIRRRASRASSIPISQNAKSIFIINILLVHSLK, translated from the exons ATGTCCAATAATAATGAAGATAATGACAGTGATTTTAAAACACCACCCTCGAGAGTACCCCAGCTGACGGGGCTTTCAGATGATGATCATCATGACGCTGATGAAAGCGGGCTTGGGGTTCCCGCCTGGGATGTTTTGTCTAAAAGGTTTCCCAACACTGCTCATGTTTTATGCGAATTAAATGAGGTTATCAATCATTCCCGAATTACTCTCTCGGAGTTTAGAAGAACTGTTTCTTCTTTTAAAAtgg ataaaaatgataattctCGGGTAGGGGAGTGTAAAAAACTAagtaattgtaaattattcaCACGAGATGCCAGTGTTTcaa CCATTGAAACGCAAACTCCAGCAGAAGATATTGAGCGGGATGGTTTAAAAATGagtgattgtaaaaaattaatgaaagacGCTAGTGTTTATAGTAATATTGATTACGTGCCGGAAGGTTTATCAATGGGTTCTATAGAGAACGATGACGATGATGAGGATAAAGACTGCGGTAAAAAGAAACCACTGTTTTCTTCGTTCTCGtctcttttttttaactcctgCTCGTACGATCTAAGATATTCAAGGGAAAATACTTTTTCAGCTTCGATAAACGCAGTTG GAGATGAAAGTAAAGTTACCGAGTCAATGTATCGAACTGAAAAAGCTCATCCGCTTGTTAAGGATTCGGAATTAAAGTCCGCTAATAAAAGTACTCCGTTCGCGAAACACACGGAAGCAATTAAAAGTCGCGAGTCGAGCGGTAGTTCGGATCAAGACTACAAGGGAGCAGAAATATTGACTCCGACAATAACGACCAAGGACGCGGTATTCAGATCGGTCGAGCCAAGAATATCAACGCCAGTGAATGATAAATTGATAACGGCCATTAGGGAGCCTACTTCACCCCAACCAGAAAGTATCCAGTCACGTGAGACTTGTAGGCTGTCTACTCGAATAGATGAACCACAACAAAATTATGTACTAAATAATCCATCCATCCGACGTCGAGCTTCGCGAGCCTCTTCAATTCCCATCAGTCAAAAtgccaaaagtatttttattataaatattttattagttcaCTCACTCAAGTAA
- the LOC130668801 gene encoding protein singed wings 2 isoform X2, with protein sequence MALSDKMNACNPTIAERHNAASNCLIQNNTHQLYCWGNNRYDNYYFNELGVNANDVWLLTICNTSQLLFNANRILSKFYNVSELIIVDGNLTKITNAFPAEATKLERIHISGTKLRYLPDDCFKNLPALRSVDLRNNSLTVINPKVLSSSPLTQALDYSVYLAGNPWKCDENMVWIINDENYSSLIKRIVDRDKLDCTEPYASRSLIAVISIITTLKQECQQTPCECELVYVIGGHFNRREQNFHQRSQLMAFITVNCSFLGLTEMPKFIPENTTKLYLTGNKISDLSPLVENPVYRQVLDLYLDDNLIGSIAQLDGSYWLEHFRLFSLRGNKLTDLPTYALENALHNSVTAVSVFLGDNPWTCDCFFTPGFQDLLIKYTNIFKDINDVRCNSTSSLYSSEHNKILNKPIKDLTRTEICIIYDEESWLSFYPLDILNVILALIIVFIIGKLAYDYWAFKKTGKLPWIVTKIP encoded by the exons ATGGCATTGAGCGATAAAATGAATGCATGCAACCCGACAATTGCGGAGAGACACAATGCAGCCTCAAATTGTCTTATACAGAACAACACTCATCAGTTATACTGCTGGGGCAATAATCGTTAcgataattactattttaatgAACTGGGagtaaa CGCAAATGACGTCTGGTTATTAACGATTTGTAAcacatcacaattattattcaacGCAAATCGAATATTAAGTAAATTCTACAATGTTAGTGAGCTGATTATAGTCGATGGTAATTTGACCAAAATCACTAATGCATTCCCTGCAGAAGCTACTAAACTTGAA agaattcataTCAGCGGAACAAAACTCCGTTATCTGCCAGACGActgctttaaaaatttaccggCGTTACGTAGTGTAGACTTGAGGAATAATTCATTGACAGTGATTAATCCGAAAGTGCTGTCGTCGTCGCCGTTGACACAGGCACTCGATTATTCTGTTTATTTAGCTGGTAATCCTTGGAAATGCGACGAAAATATGGTTTGGataataaatgatgaaaattattcTTCTCTGATAAAAAGAATTGTTGATAGAGATAAATTGGACTGCACTGAGCCCTATGCAAGTCGCTCTCTTATCGCAGTGATTAGCATAATAACG ACTCTGAAACAAGAATGTCAACAAACTCCCTGTGAGTGCGAATTGGTGTACGTAATTGGAGGGCATTTTAACCGAAGGGAGCAAAATTTCCATCAGAGATCACAACTCATGGCATTTATTACCGTCAATTGTAGCTTTCTGGGTCTTACTGAGATGCCTAAATTTATACCAGAAAATACGACGAAACTTTATCTTACTGGCAATaag ATCAGCGATCTTAGTCCTCTTGTGGAGAATCCCGTTTATAGACAAGTTCTCGATCTTTATTTAGACGATAATTTAATTGGATCAATTGCTCAATTAGACGGTTCTTATTGGCTCGAGCACTTTCGATTGTTCAGTCTTCGAGGGAACAAATTAACAGAC ttACCGACTTACGCTCTAGAAAACGCTCTGCACAACAGCGTAACTGCCGTCAGTGTTTTTCTGGGCGACAATCCTTGGACGTGTGACTGCTTCTTCACCCCCGGGTTccaa gatcttttaattaaatatacaaacATATTCAAAGATATAAATGATGTTAGATGCAACTCAACGTCATCTTTATACAGCAGCgaacataataaaattttaaataaacctATTAAGGATTTAACTAGAACGGAAATATGTATAATTTATGATGAAGAAAGTTGGTTGTCATTCTACCCACTCGACATCTTGAATGTCATCTTAGCACTTataattgttttcattatcGGAAAACTTGCTTACGACTACTGGGCCTTCAAAAAGACAGGAAAGCTGCCCTGGATCGTTACTAAAATTCcatga
- the LOC130668801 gene encoding protein singed wings 2 isoform X1: MRTIRKSTQPAVDYSDKYVCYLLLIFISSTMALSDKMNACNPTIAERHNAASNCLIQNNTHQLYCWGNNRYDNYYFNELGVNANDVWLLTICNTSQLLFNANRILSKFYNVSELIIVDGNLTKITNAFPAEATKLERIHISGTKLRYLPDDCFKNLPALRSVDLRNNSLTVINPKVLSSSPLTQALDYSVYLAGNPWKCDENMVWIINDENYSSLIKRIVDRDKLDCTEPYASRSLIAVISIITTLKQECQQTPCECELVYVIGGHFNRREQNFHQRSQLMAFITVNCSFLGLTEMPKFIPENTTKLYLTGNKISDLSPLVENPVYRQVLDLYLDDNLIGSIAQLDGSYWLEHFRLFSLRGNKLTDLPTYALENALHNSVTAVSVFLGDNPWTCDCFFTPGFQDLLIKYTNIFKDINDVRCNSTSSLYSSEHNKILNKPIKDLTRTEICIIYDEESWLSFYPLDILNVILALIIVFIIGKLAYDYWAFKKTGKLPWIVTKIP; encoded by the exons gtGTGCTACTtacttttgatatttattagcTCGACAATGGCATTGAGCGATAAAATGAATGCATGCAACCCGACAATTGCGGAGAGACACAATGCAGCCTCAAATTGTCTTATACAGAACAACACTCATCAGTTATACTGCTGGGGCAATAATCGTTAcgataattactattttaatgAACTGGGagtaaa CGCAAATGACGTCTGGTTATTAACGATTTGTAAcacatcacaattattattcaacGCAAATCGAATATTAAGTAAATTCTACAATGTTAGTGAGCTGATTATAGTCGATGGTAATTTGACCAAAATCACTAATGCATTCCCTGCAGAAGCTACTAAACTTGAA agaattcataTCAGCGGAACAAAACTCCGTTATCTGCCAGACGActgctttaaaaatttaccggCGTTACGTAGTGTAGACTTGAGGAATAATTCATTGACAGTGATTAATCCGAAAGTGCTGTCGTCGTCGCCGTTGACACAGGCACTCGATTATTCTGTTTATTTAGCTGGTAATCCTTGGAAATGCGACGAAAATATGGTTTGGataataaatgatgaaaattattcTTCTCTGATAAAAAGAATTGTTGATAGAGATAAATTGGACTGCACTGAGCCCTATGCAAGTCGCTCTCTTATCGCAGTGATTAGCATAATAACG ACTCTGAAACAAGAATGTCAACAAACTCCCTGTGAGTGCGAATTGGTGTACGTAATTGGAGGGCATTTTAACCGAAGGGAGCAAAATTTCCATCAGAGATCACAACTCATGGCATTTATTACCGTCAATTGTAGCTTTCTGGGTCTTACTGAGATGCCTAAATTTATACCAGAAAATACGACGAAACTTTATCTTACTGGCAATaag ATCAGCGATCTTAGTCCTCTTGTGGAGAATCCCGTTTATAGACAAGTTCTCGATCTTTATTTAGACGATAATTTAATTGGATCAATTGCTCAATTAGACGGTTCTTATTGGCTCGAGCACTTTCGATTGTTCAGTCTTCGAGGGAACAAATTAACAGAC ttACCGACTTACGCTCTAGAAAACGCTCTGCACAACAGCGTAACTGCCGTCAGTGTTTTTCTGGGCGACAATCCTTGGACGTGTGACTGCTTCTTCACCCCCGGGTTccaa gatcttttaattaaatatacaaacATATTCAAAGATATAAATGATGTTAGATGCAACTCAACGTCATCTTTATACAGCAGCgaacataataaaattttaaataaacctATTAAGGATTTAACTAGAACGGAAATATGTATAATTTATGATGAAGAAAGTTGGTTGTCATTCTACCCACTCGACATCTTGAATGTCATCTTAGCACTTataattgttttcattatcGGAAAACTTGCTTACGACTACTGGGCCTTCAAAAAGACAGGAAAGCTGCCCTGGATCGTTACTAAAATTCcatga